A segment of the Betaproteobacteria bacterium genome:
GGACCGCCTTCCGGACCGCCTCGGCGGCTCGTTCAGGCAGCCTGATCAATCCTCGAGTTCGACTTCCTTCGCCCAGTGCTTGCCGTCACGCTGCAGGTATTCGACCTCGACCCTGAGACCCTGCTTGAGATCCTCGAAGCCTTTCAGCCCGTCCTCGTACTTGGTGGTTGGCGTAACGAAAAATTCGGTGCCGTTGACGACGAACGACTGGTTGCTCTTCTTGACCGACTCGATCAGCCCCTTCACTTCGTTGTCGGCGAGCACGGGGGCTGCAAGCATGACAAACGAGATACCCGCAAGCAGTGCTTGGATACGCTTCGTCACCATAGTAGGCTCCTTCAGTGTTGTGGGTGAGAGTGTGTCCCGGCGCCTTGCTCGGGGGCGTCCGGCACCGCAGACCGTGGGAACATCCGGTCGCGTTCCAGGCAAGGGGGAGCAACGGGACTCGCCGGGTTGGTCTGCCCCGTCCCAGTTTAAGTTCATACCGTCTAAGTTCATACCGTCTCTCGATTCTCTGTTCTCGCCACGGCGGTGCGTGCAGGAGAAGCAAGGCGGGACTCCCCCCTCGCGCAGGGGTACGGCACAATAGGAGCTTCCCTGGCAAGCCGGGAGATCAGCGCGTGGAAGGATTGTTTCTGCGTTTCTATCTGCACGAGAACCAGCGGCATCACGGCATTCTCTTGTGGGATTGGCTGCTCGAACATGCCGCCCAACTCGGCATCCGCGGCGGCTCGGCCTTCCGCGCCATGGCGGGATTCGGCCGGCATCACGTCGTGCACACGGATCGCTTCTTCGAGCTCGCCGGCAGCCTAACGGTGGAGGTGGAGTTCATCGTCAACGAAGAAGAAGCGCAACGCCTGCTCGAATCGATCGAGACGGAAGGCGTGAGTCTCTTCTACGCGCGCATCCCTGCCCAGTTCGCGATTGTCAATCCCGATCAGAAGAACTCGCCGTAGCGACCAACCTCACCGGTCTGCTGCGACGAAGCGCCCGTAGTGCAGCAGGACGGTTGGTAGCACCACGAGGTTGAGCAGGGTCGAGGTCACCAGTCCGCCGACGATGATGGTAGCCATCGGCCCTTCGATCTCGCGCCCGGGCTGACCGCTGCCGAGCGCGAGCGGCAGCAGTCCCAAAGCCGTGACCAGCGCCGTCATGAGAATCGAGGGCAGCCGCTCCTGTGCGCCGCGCAAGGCG
Coding sequences within it:
- a CDS encoding DUF190 domain-containing protein; the protein is MEGLFLRFYLHENQRHHGILLWDWLLEHAAQLGIRGGSAFRAMAGFGRHHVVHTDRFFELAGSLTVEVEFIVNEEEAQRLLESIETEGVSLFYARIPAQFAIVNPDQKNSP